From Alienimonas californiensis, a single genomic window includes:
- a CDS encoding Rne/Rng family ribonuclease translates to MLVNVLQPEETRIAIVEDGRLEELYLERSSGDNLVGNIYKGKVVNVEPSIQACFVDFGEGRNGFLHVSDVEYQYFKHLRPDGDPDDDFDGPRGRNGRGGDRGADRKAQSKPQIQEILRRGSEVLVQVIKEGLGNKGPTLSTKISVPGRYLVLMPSLGRVGVSRKIEDDDERRELRRMLRDMNPPKGVGYIVRTAALGRSQSDLKADLTYLTRLWQSIAEKVEQSSGVCTVHEETDIMIRTIRDTFDDSIDAVHIDAEDAYNRAKDFMESMMPKMSARLHFHEDNAPLFQAHGIEDEIANIQQRQVPLKGGGSIVIDQTEALVAIDVNSGSARGAKDAEESAYKVNLAAAAEIARQLRLRDLGGVIVNDFIDMRAERHRRGLLRAFEQHLERDRARTKVSRPSAFGLVEMTRQRIRPSLGRALYNDCPCCNGTGQVKTPESMSIEVMRVLMAASGVKNVCELTVTVHEAVADDLNNRKRREIMHLEEDRDVRIAISAKADTHPEFLALSAVDDNGRPVKNLPPLPSRGGK, encoded by the coding sequence ATGCTCGTCAACGTCCTCCAGCCGGAGGAGACCCGCATCGCCATCGTCGAGGACGGCCGACTGGAGGAGCTCTACCTGGAGCGTTCCAGCGGCGATAACCTCGTCGGGAACATCTACAAAGGGAAGGTGGTCAACGTCGAGCCGTCGATTCAGGCGTGCTTCGTGGACTTCGGCGAAGGCCGCAACGGCTTTTTGCACGTCTCCGACGTGGAGTATCAGTACTTCAAGCACCTCCGCCCGGACGGCGACCCGGACGACGATTTCGACGGCCCCCGTGGCCGGAACGGCCGCGGCGGCGACCGCGGCGCCGATCGCAAGGCCCAGAGCAAGCCGCAGATTCAGGAGATCCTCCGCCGCGGCAGCGAGGTGCTCGTCCAGGTCATCAAGGAGGGGCTCGGCAACAAGGGCCCGACGCTCTCCACCAAGATCAGCGTGCCGGGTCGCTACCTGGTGCTGATGCCCAGCCTCGGCCGGGTGGGCGTGTCGCGGAAGATCGAGGATGACGACGAGCGCCGCGAGCTCCGCCGGATGCTGCGGGACATGAACCCGCCCAAGGGCGTGGGCTACATCGTCCGCACCGCCGCGCTGGGCCGCAGCCAGAGCGACCTGAAGGCCGACCTGACCTACCTCACCCGGCTGTGGCAGTCGATCGCGGAGAAGGTGGAGCAGTCCAGCGGCGTCTGCACGGTGCACGAGGAGACGGACATCATGATCCGCACCATCCGCGACACCTTCGACGACAGCATCGACGCGGTGCACATCGACGCGGAGGACGCCTACAACCGGGCGAAGGACTTCATGGAGTCGATGATGCCGAAAATGTCGGCTCGGCTGCACTTCCATGAGGACAACGCCCCGCTGTTCCAGGCGCACGGCATTGAGGACGAGATCGCCAACATCCAGCAGCGGCAGGTCCCGCTGAAGGGCGGCGGCTCGATCGTGATCGACCAGACCGAAGCCCTCGTCGCGATCGACGTGAACAGCGGCTCCGCCCGCGGCGCCAAGGACGCCGAGGAGAGCGCCTATAAGGTGAACCTCGCCGCCGCCGCGGAGATCGCCCGTCAGTTGCGGCTCCGCGACCTCGGCGGGGTGATCGTCAACGACTTCATCGACATGCGGGCCGAGCGGCACCGCCGCGGCCTGCTGCGGGCCTTCGAGCAGCACCTCGAACGCGACCGGGCTCGGACCAAGGTCTCCCGCCCCAGCGCGTTCGGCCTGGTCGAGATGACCCGGCAGCGGATCCGGCCCTCGCTGGGCCGGGCGCTGTACAACGACTGCCCGTGCTGCAACGGCACCGGTCAGGTCAAGACGCCGGAGAGCATGTCCATCGAGGTGATGCGCGTGCTGATGGCGGCCTCCGGGGTGAAGAACGTCTGCGAGCTGACCGTCACCGTGCACGAGGCCGTCGCCGACGACCTGAACAACCGCAAGCGGCGGGAGATCATGCACCTGGAGGAGGACCGCGACGTGCGGATCGCCATCAGCGCCAAGGCGGACACCCACCCGGAGTTTCTCGCCCTCTCCGCCGTGGACGACAACGGCCGCCCGGTGAAGAACCTGCCCCCCCTTCCCTCGCGGGGCGG
- the ptsP gene encoding phosphoenolpyruvate--protein phosphotransferase — translation MLLKRGIAVSPGVAVGPAVVLGVETFRIPSQYVRVDAVDSELARLDRALERVAEEIGQNEQIAADRLGAQYGAIFAAHGQLARDASFREEVRTYIRKKSYSPEFAASRVIRKYTKALQEMGNPQMAERAADLFDLEKRVLRELLGQGRDELKNLTHPVVLLAKNLTPSETASLDRSKILAFVTEGGGRTSHTAILAGALELPAVVGVGRFLSDVAGGETVIVDGQRGELLIDPDEETLADYRRRAEARRTESIRLQTYRDVQPRTRDGERVYIMGNIEFPEEVGHCTDRGSDGVGLYRTEFLYLQGDAEPTEEEHYEAYCKVVTAMPGRPVVIRTMDLGADKLTDSMRRGVAGHLDSALGLRSIRLSLQNLPSFKTQLRAILRASVCGDVRVMFPLVSTLLELRQAKMVLADVMEDLEEEGVPFRRDLPVGMMVEVPSAALRADDFAREVDFFSIGTNDLIQYTLAADRADPDLATLYSAADPSVLRLIRMVVEASARHDVPVTVCGQMSSDPKFLPLLLGLGIRQISVTPHVIPELKDLAGRLDLPGCEGIAAHADGLELARDVENFLRDEVERTRAGRAEPDDRVALLRPRNSDRIDHWAGAAR, via the coding sequence ATGCTGCTCAAACGAGGGATCGCCGTCTCCCCGGGGGTGGCCGTGGGTCCTGCCGTTGTGCTGGGCGTGGAGACGTTCCGCATCCCCAGCCAGTACGTGCGGGTGGACGCGGTCGATTCGGAGTTGGCCCGGCTGGACCGGGCGCTGGAGCGGGTCGCGGAGGAGATCGGCCAGAACGAACAGATCGCCGCCGATCGCCTCGGCGCCCAGTACGGGGCGATCTTCGCCGCCCACGGGCAACTCGCCCGGGACGCCAGCTTCCGTGAGGAGGTGCGGACCTACATCCGCAAGAAGAGTTACTCGCCGGAGTTCGCCGCCAGCCGGGTGATCCGCAAGTACACCAAGGCGCTGCAGGAGATGGGCAATCCGCAGATGGCGGAGCGGGCCGCCGACCTGTTCGACCTGGAGAAGCGAGTCCTCCGCGAACTGCTCGGACAGGGTCGGGACGAGCTGAAAAACCTGACGCATCCGGTCGTCCTGCTCGCGAAGAACCTGACGCCGAGCGAAACGGCGTCGCTGGATCGCTCGAAGATCCTGGCCTTCGTCACTGAGGGCGGCGGGCGGACCAGTCACACGGCGATCCTCGCCGGGGCGCTGGAACTGCCGGCGGTGGTCGGCGTGGGGCGGTTCCTGTCTGACGTGGCCGGCGGGGAGACCGTCATCGTCGACGGTCAGCGCGGCGAACTGCTGATTGATCCGGACGAGGAAACCCTCGCCGACTACCGCCGCCGGGCCGAGGCCCGTCGGACTGAGTCGATCCGGCTGCAAACGTACCGCGACGTGCAGCCCCGCACCCGCGACGGGGAGCGGGTTTACATCATGGGGAACATCGAGTTCCCCGAGGAAGTCGGCCACTGCACCGACCGCGGCAGCGACGGCGTGGGCCTGTACCGCACGGAGTTCCTGTACCTCCAGGGCGACGCCGAACCGACCGAGGAAGAGCACTACGAGGCCTACTGCAAGGTCGTTACCGCCATGCCCGGTCGGCCGGTGGTGATCCGCACGATGGACCTCGGCGCCGACAAACTGACCGACAGCATGCGGCGGGGCGTCGCCGGGCACCTGGACAGTGCCCTGGGCCTGCGCAGCATCCGCCTGAGCCTGCAGAACCTGCCCTCGTTCAAAACGCAGTTGCGGGCCATCCTGCGGGCCAGCGTCTGCGGCGACGTCCGGGTGATGTTCCCTCTGGTCAGCACGCTGCTGGAACTTCGTCAGGCCAAGATGGTGCTGGCCGACGTGATGGAAGACCTCGAAGAAGAGGGCGTCCCGTTCCGCCGCGATCTGCCGGTGGGGATGATGGTCGAGGTGCCCAGTGCCGCCCTGCGGGCGGACGACTTCGCCCGGGAGGTGGACTTCTTCAGCATCGGGACGAACGACCTGATCCAGTACACCCTCGCGGCGGACCGGGCGGACCCGGATCTGGCGACGCTGTACTCCGCGGCCGACCCGTCCGTCCTGCGGCTGATCCGGATGGTCGTGGAAGCCTCCGCCCGGCACGACGTGCCGGTGACGGTCTGCGGCCAAATGAGCAGCGATCCGAAGTTCCTGCCCCTCTTGCTGGGGCTGGGCATCCGCCAGATCAGCGTCACGCCGCACGTGATCCCGGAACTGAAGGATCTGGCCGGCCGGCTGGACCTGCCCGGGTGCGAGGGGATCGCCGCCCACGCCGACGGACTGGAACTGGCCCGGGACGTCGAAAATTTTCTGCGGGACGAGGTCGAGCGCACCCGCGCCGGCCGCGCGGAGCCGGACGACCGCGTGGCGCTGCTGCGCCCGCGGAACTCCGACCGCATCGACCACTGGGCGGGAGCCGCCCGGTGA
- a CDS encoding HPr family phosphocarrier protein, which translates to MTQKAAAFNCAVTVTKGSTTADAKAMIQLLTLAAACGDEVTVAAEGPDARQAVDEIAALIAMNMPE; encoded by the coding sequence GTGACGCAGAAAGCGGCCGCCTTCAACTGCGCCGTGACGGTGACGAAGGGGAGTACGACCGCGGACGCGAAGGCGATGATCCAACTCCTGACGCTCGCCGCCGCGTGCGGCGACGAGGTGACCGTCGCCGCCGAGGGCCCCGACGCCCGCCAGGCGGTCGACGAGATCGCCGCCCTCATCGCCATGAACATGCCGGAGTAG
- a CDS encoding PTS sugar transporter subunit IIA: MNLLDFVCTDAIVPDLKPAGKEDAIAQLVASLKNSGKLPGDEESAIVAAVLKREELGSTGIGNGVAVPHTKHPAVDRLTATVGLVHEGIDFASLDGEPVYIMILLVSPPENTRDHLRALETVSRHLKNDTFCNFLKQAQTAEEVVELLREADEGRIS, encoded by the coding sequence ATGAACTTGCTCGACTTCGTCTGCACCGACGCCATCGTTCCCGACCTCAAGCCGGCCGGGAAAGAAGACGCCATCGCTCAGTTGGTCGCCTCCCTGAAGAACTCCGGCAAGTTGCCGGGGGATGAAGAGTCGGCGATCGTCGCCGCCGTATTGAAGCGGGAAGAACTCGGCTCGACCGGCATCGGCAACGGCGTGGCGGTGCCCCACACCAAGCACCCCGCCGTCGATCGCCTGACGGCGACGGTCGGCCTGGTGCACGAGGGGATCGACTTCGCCAGCCTCGACGGCGAGCCGGTCTACATCATGATCCTGCTCGTCAGCCCCCCGGAGAACACCCGCGATCACCTGCGGGCTCTGGAGACCGTCTCCCGTCACCTGAAGAACGACACGTTCTGCAACTTCCTCAAGCAGGCCCAGACGGCCGAGGAAGTCGTGGAACTGCTCCGCGAGGCCGACGAGGGCCGGATCAGCTAG
- the hpf gene encoding ribosome hibernation-promoting factor, HPF/YfiA family — protein MQTKIAVRHGQLNDATREFITAKCDKLVHLFERVTEILVTVEFEHAGDRVRVELLVDAEHKHDFTAHCEGTEVTPTFESCLHKMEQQLRRYKKRIQEHHGDPSAREVAGDPFDGDSLDDDADDDEGLPPAADAAELSSPPGGVAQPPSAS, from the coding sequence GTGCAAACCAAGATCGCCGTCCGCCACGGCCAGCTCAACGACGCCACCCGTGAATTCATCACGGCCAAGTGCGACAAGCTGGTGCACCTGTTCGAGCGGGTGACGGAGATCCTCGTCACGGTGGAGTTCGAACACGCCGGCGATCGAGTACGGGTCGAACTGCTGGTCGACGCGGAGCACAAGCACGACTTCACCGCCCACTGCGAGGGGACGGAAGTCACGCCGACGTTCGAGTCCTGCCTGCATAAGATGGAGCAACAGCTCCGCCGCTACAAAAAGCGGATCCAGGAACACCACGGCGACCCCTCCGCCCGGGAGGTGGCCGGCGACCCGTTCGACGGCGACTCCCTCGACGACGACGCGGACGACGACGAGGGGCTCCCCCCGGCGGCCGACGCGGCCGAGTTGTCCTCGCCGCCGGGCGGCGTCGCTCAGCCGCCCTCCGCGTCCTGA
- a CDS encoding FHA domain-containing protein: MPSDLLGELIPTGGGDPIPLRRSPLVVGRSSRCDVVLPFDNVSGKHCELTLKDGYWHVADLGSRNGIRVDGNRCMESALPPGSRLRIAKHDYELAYVAAGDGPVPEVMGGSQFGGSLMQLAGLEKPERPPAERTERARPKTYAPTDLPAGDDEEEDEALRMLLGNDDD, translated from the coding sequence ATGCCCTCCGACTTGCTGGGAGAACTGATCCCCACCGGCGGCGGCGATCCGATCCCGCTGCGTCGCTCGCCGCTGGTCGTGGGCCGCAGTTCGCGGTGCGACGTGGTCCTGCCGTTCGACAACGTCTCCGGCAAGCACTGCGAACTGACGCTGAAAGACGGCTACTGGCACGTCGCCGACCTCGGCAGCCGCAACGGCATCCGCGTCGACGGTAACCGTTGTATGGAGAGCGCGCTCCCGCCCGGTTCGCGGTTGCGGATCGCCAAGCATGATTACGAGCTCGCCTACGTCGCCGCCGGCGACGGCCCGGTCCCGGAGGTGATGGGCGGGAGCCAATTCGGCGGCAGCCTCATGCAGCTGGCCGGTCTGGAAAAGCCGGAGCGCCCGCCCGCCGAGCGGACCGAACGGGCCCGGCCGAAGACCTACGCCCCCACCGACCTTCCCGCCGGCGACGACGAGGAGGAGGACGAGGCCCTCCGCATGCTGCTCGGAAACGACGATGATTGA